Proteins co-encoded in one Methanobrevibacter gottschalkii DSM 11977 genomic window:
- the mfnA gene encoding tyrosine decarboxylase MfnA, which produces MDEKSIDKDVILKELDELHNLDHNYADGRILGSMCTEAHPFAKEIYYKFLDTNLGDPGLFKGTKLIENKVIESMGEILSIEKPYGHVVTGGTEANLMAIRAARNHARKYKGIVDGEIIIPESAHFSFKKAADMLNLKIVEADLDDNYKINVGSVKRLISDKTVAIVAIAGTTELGLIDPIEEISKIAYENNIYFHVDAAFGGFSIPFLRDMGYDLPVFDFSLDGVCSITIDPHKMGLAPIPAGGILFRKEEYLDVMAVDSPYLTVKTQSTIVGTRSGAASAATYAVMKYFGKKGYSKLIKELMDNTQFLKENLEKIGYEIVCEPELNLIAFNHPNMETNEFAEKLEGFGWKVSVAKCPVAIRVVLMNHIKLNHLKELVEDLKEIF; this is translated from the coding sequence ATGGATGAAAAATCAATAGATAAAGATGTTATTTTAAAAGAATTGGATGAACTCCACAATTTGGATCATAATTATGCAGATGGTAGGATTTTAGGATCTATGTGTACTGAAGCACATCCTTTTGCAAAAGAAATTTATTATAAGTTTTTAGATACAAATTTGGGTGATCCGGGTCTTTTTAAAGGTACAAAATTAATAGAAAATAAAGTTATAGAATCTATGGGTGAAATTTTATCTATTGAAAAACCGTATGGTCATGTTGTAACTGGAGGTACTGAAGCTAATCTTATGGCAATACGTGCTGCTAGAAATCATGCAAGGAAATATAAAGGAATTGTGGATGGGGAGATAATCATCCCTGAATCTGCTCATTTTTCATTTAAAAAAGCTGCTGATATGTTAAATTTAAAGATTGTTGAAGCAGATCTTGATGATAATTATAAAATTAATGTTGGATCAGTTAAACGTTTAATTTCTGATAAAACAGTTGCTATTGTTGCTATTGCAGGCACTACTGAATTAGGTTTAATTGATCCAATTGAAGAAATCTCAAAAATTGCTTATGAAAATAATATATATTTTCATGTTGATGCAGCTTTTGGAGGATTTTCTATTCCATTTTTAAGAGATATGGGTTATGATTTACCTGTTTTTGATTTTTCATTAGATGGGGTTTGTTCTATAACTATTGATCCTCATAAGATGGGTTTGGCACCGATTCCTGCAGGTGGTATTCTTTTTAGAAAAGAAGAATACTTGGATGTTATGGCTGTGGATTCTCCTTATTTGACTGTTAAAACTCAGTCAACAATTGTTGGAACACGTTCCGGTGCTGCTTCTGCAGCTACTTATGCAGTTATGAAATATTTTGGAAAAAAGGGATACTCTAAATTAATTAAAGAATTGATGGACAATACTCAATTCTTAAAAGAAAATCTTGAAAAAATTGGTTATGAGATTGTTTGTGAACCAGAATTGAATCTCATTGCTTTTAATCACCCTAATATGGAAACTAATGAATTTGCAGAAAAATTAGAAGGATTTGGTTGGAAAGTTTCTGTTGCTAAGTGCCCTGTAGCTATTAGGGTTGTATTAATGAATCATATTAAATTAAATCATTTAAAAGAATTGGTGGAAGATTTAAAAGAAATATTTTAA
- the ppsA gene encoding phosphoenolpyruvate synthase has protein sequence MYVKKFEDLNKSDIPIAGGKGANLGELTQAGIPVPPGFVVTAQTYEKFMVETGINDQVLSILDEIDINDTKALQAAAEEIKAIINEVPIPEDMILIITEAYNQLCQRCGEEDVEVAIRSSATAEDLPEASFAGQQDTYLYVSGTDSVLEYVRKCWASLFEARAIFYREENNFEHSKVLIAVVVQKMANADKAGVMFTVNPSTGEDIALIEGSWGLGESVVSGDVTPDNYQVAKKDNDIINVTVSDKKVMYVNDENETSVKVDVPEDMRNERVLSDEELIELTEMGKRVQAHYGEPMDTEWAFEKGELFLLQARPITTLGDVTGESVETSSDTGEVLVRGLGASPGMASGNVKIILDIDELDKIKDGDIMVTTMTTPDMVPAMKRSSGIVTDEGGVTCHASIISRELGIPCVVGTGDATTILKENTGVTIDGKKGLVFDGISEIKEEAVQVKVSAEAAPVITVTEVKANVSMPEAAAKAAATGADGVGLLRTEHLMLTAGIHPGKFIADGREDELIDTIAENVMIVADEFYPKPVWYRTLDAPTDEFITLEGGENEPEEHNPMLGWRGIRRELDQPEILKCEFKAIKKLHEKGYTNIGIMIPLSQSPEELKQAKSLCSEIGLEPHKDVDFGMMVEIPAAALTIEDYIDVGIDFVSLGTNDLTQYTLAVDRNNEYVAKHYSEEHPAVMKLIEMTIKKCVEAGVKCSICGQAGSVPRIVEKLVEFGITSVSSNTDAIAEVRKTVARAEQKIILDAARKRLE, from the coding sequence ATGTATGTTAAAAAATTTGAGGATTTAAATAAATCCGATATTCCAATTGCTGGAGGAAAAGGAGCTAATTTGGGTGAATTAACTCAAGCAGGCATTCCAGTACCTCCGGGTTTTGTTGTAACTGCACAAACTTATGAAAAATTCATGGTGGAAACAGGAATTAATGATCAAGTTTTAAGTATTCTTGATGAAATTGATATCAATGATACTAAGGCTCTTCAAGCAGCTGCTGAAGAAATTAAAGCTATTATTAATGAAGTTCCTATTCCAGAAGATATGATTTTAATTATTACTGAAGCTTACAATCAGCTTTGTCAAAGATGTGGCGAAGAGGATGTTGAAGTAGCTATTAGATCTTCTGCTACTGCAGAAGATTTACCGGAAGCTTCATTTGCAGGTCAACAAGACACTTATTTATATGTTTCTGGCACTGATTCAGTATTAGAATATGTGAGAAAATGTTGGGCTTCATTATTTGAAGCAAGAGCTATATTTTATAGGGAAGAGAATAACTTTGAACATTCAAAAGTTTTAATTGCTGTCGTTGTTCAGAAAATGGCAAATGCTGACAAAGCAGGTGTAATGTTTACTGTAAATCCCTCTACTGGTGAAGACATCGCTTTAATTGAAGGATCTTGGGGTCTTGGAGAATCTGTTGTATCTGGTGATGTGACTCCTGATAATTATCAAGTTGCTAAAAAAGATAATGATATTATCAATGTTACTGTAAGTGACAAAAAAGTCATGTATGTTAATGATGAAAACGAAACAAGTGTGAAAGTTGATGTTCCAGAAGACATGAGAAATGAAAGAGTATTGTCTGATGAGGAACTCATTGAATTAACAGAAATGGGTAAACGAGTTCAGGCTCATTACGGTGAGCCAATGGATACTGAATGGGCATTTGAAAAAGGAGAATTATTCTTATTACAAGCAAGGCCGATCACTACATTAGGGGATGTTACTGGAGAAAGTGTTGAAACTTCTTCTGATACTGGTGAAGTTTTAGTAAGAGGTCTTGGTGCAAGTCCGGGTATGGCTTCTGGTAATGTTAAAATTATTTTGGACATTGATGAATTAGATAAAATTAAAGATGGGGACATAATGGTTACTACGATGACTACTCCAGACATGGTTCCAGCTATGAAAAGATCAAGTGGAATTGTAACTGATGAAGGTGGAGTAACATGCCATGCATCTATTATTTCCCGTGAACTTGGAATTCCTTGTGTTGTAGGTACTGGTGATGCTACAACTATTTTAAAAGAAAATACTGGTGTAACTATTGACGGTAAAAAAGGATTAGTATTTGATGGAATTTCAGAAATTAAAGAAGAAGCAGTACAGGTAAAAGTTAGTGCTGAAGCAGCTCCAGTTATAACTGTCACTGAAGTAAAAGCTAATGTGAGTATGCCTGAAGCAGCAGCAAAAGCAGCTGCAACTGGTGCAGATGGTGTTGGATTGCTTAGAACTGAACACTTAATGTTGACTGCTGGTATTCACCCTGGAAAATTCATCGCTGATGGGAGGGAAGATGAATTGATTGATACTATTGCTGAGAATGTTATGATAGTGGCAGATGAATTCTATCCAAAACCTGTATGGTATAGAACATTAGATGCACCTACTGATGAATTTATCACATTGGAAGGTGGAGAAAATGAACCTGAAGAACACAATCCAATGCTCGGTTGGAGAGGAATCAGAAGAGAATTGGATCAGCCTGAAATTCTTAAATGTGAATTCAAGGCTATTAAAAAATTACATGAAAAAGGATACACTAACATTGGAATCATGATTCCATTATCACAGAGTCCTGAAGAACTTAAACAAGCTAAATCACTTTGTTCTGAAATTGGTTTAGAACCTCATAAAGATGTTGATTTTGGTATGATGGTTGAAATTCCAGCTGCAGCATTAACTATTGAAGATTATATTGATGTAGGAATTGACTTTGTAAGTTTAGGAACCAATGATTTAACTCAATATACTCTTGCTGTTGACAGGAACAATGAATATGTTGCAAAGCATTATTCTGAAGAACATCCTGCAGTAATGAAATTGATTGAGATGACAATCAAAAAATGTGTTGAAGCAGGTGTTAAATGCAGTATTTGTGGCCAAGCGGGTAGTGTACCGCGTATTGTTGAAAAACTTGTTGAATTTGGTATCACAAGTGTATCTTCAAATACTGATGCAATAGCTGAAGTCAGAAAAACTGTTGCTAGGGCGGAACAAAAAATTATTCTTGATGCTGCCCGTAAACGTTTAGAATAA
- the rplJ gene encoding 50S ribosomal protein L16 yields MVRAYTRRDYIRKTPNSRIVQYDMGNLKDEFPVSVSLVVKKPAHIRHNSLEAARIASNRLMQRAAGRLGYHLKLRVYPHQIVRENPMATGAGADRVQSGMRNAFGKPISVEAIVKKGQRIVTIDCNEKNFEQAKVALKRAGMKLPVPCRIVVDKGADLVK; encoded by the coding sequence ATGGTTCGTGCTTATACAAGAAGAGATTATATTAGAAAAACCCCAAATTCAAGAATTGTACAATATGATATGGGTAATTTAAAAGACGAATTCCCAGTATCTGTAAGTTTAGTTGTTAAAAAACCAGCCCATATTAGACACAACTCTTTAGAAGCTGCAAGGATTGCTTCTAACAGATTAATGCAAAGGGCTGCAGGTAGGTTGGGCTACCACTTAAAATTAAGAGTTTATCCTCACCAAATCGTAAGGGAAAACCCAATGGCAACTGGTGCAGGTGCGGATAGGGTACAAAGCGGTATGAGAAATGCTTTCGGTAAACCTATCAGTGTTGAAGCTATTGTTAAAAAAGGTCAAAGAATTGTTACTATTGATTGTAATGAGAAAAACTTTGAACAAGCTAAAGTTGCATTAAAAAGAGCAGGCATGAAATTGCCAGTTCCATGCAGAATCGTTGTTGATAAAGGTGCAGATTTAGTTAAATAG
- a CDS encoding KEOPS complex subunit Pcc1, which translates to MNVKGKIYLDYNNKESAELIFNSLEIDNKNYLKSKLKEDKIIYEINSETLGSFLATADDLIASEIVIEKILDATQ; encoded by the coding sequence ATGAATGTTAAAGGAAAAATATACTTAGATTACAATAATAAAGAATCTGCAGAATTAATATTTAATTCATTGGAAATAGATAATAAAAATTATTTAAAATCAAAATTAAAAGAAGATAAAATAATTTATGAGATTAATAGTGAAACATTAGGTAGCTTTTTAGCAACAGCAGATGATTTAATTGCATCTGAGATTGTTATTGAAAAAATATTAGATGCAACACAATAA
- a CDS encoding LIM domain-containing protein, translating to MECYYHPEKESTANCAICGKSVCGECSLEIAGKVYCKECLEKIVGLGIQNNIPEENKSDEQNPIVTESPEVNAQSVDDNIYQPQEETDFEIPYTPQEEVPSKEFKGISDDSPYNIKENIEYTGGLESSYTIDSDIYQKPQVEQQPQVAQNELDIKQPTLNSMNKDDFIYPDHDYEPPTTSARQELEDKYEKYLDDLYFDENEVPLGEQLAKDEAQYGSLTRKEYASKPKNIVEPQIPTQKDEPIIETPEEMEARIRAEILKEQGLMTDTQSIDSTLKEELESSKGKKLFGLRRNKNNEEELITASEDKNIHNLNYKDEKEPMGVVDILLTIILVIVILIVIYYIVYLFLLSSTYPTFMDAVFAIRNPQNVINSILTQL from the coding sequence ATGGAATGTTATTATCATCCTGAAAAAGAAAGTACAGCTAATTGTGCAATATGTGGAAAATCTGTTTGTGGAGAATGTAGTTTAGAAATTGCAGGTAAAGTTTACTGTAAAGAATGTTTAGAGAAAATTGTAGGTCTTGGAATTCAAAATAATATTCCGGAAGAAAATAAATCTGATGAACAAAACCCAATCGTAACAGAATCACCTGAAGTTAATGCTCAAAGTGTAGATGATAATATATACCAACCACAAGAGGAAACAGATTTTGAGATACCATATACTCCTCAAGAGGAAGTTCCTTCAAAGGAATTTAAAGGAATAAGTGATGATTCACCATACAATATAAAAGAAAATATCGAATATACTGGAGGACTTGAATCATCTTACACAATAGATTCCGATATTTATCAAAAACCTCAAGTAGAACAACAACCACAAGTTGCTCAAAATGAATTAGACATAAAACAACCAACATTGAATTCAATGAACAAGGATGATTTTATATATCCTGATCATGATTATGAACCACCAACAACTAGTGCCAGACAAGAATTAGAAGATAAATATGAAAAATATCTTGATGATTTGTACTTCGATGAAAATGAAGTTCCATTAGGCGAACAATTAGCAAAAGATGAAGCCCAATACGGATCATTAACTAGAAAAGAATATGCTTCTAAACCTAAAAACATTGTTGAACCACAAATACCAACTCAAAAAGATGAACCAATAATAGAAACCCCCGAAGAAATGGAAGCAAGAATTAGAGCTGAAATTTTAAAAGAACAAGGATTAATGACAGATACACAAAGCATTGATTCAACTCTTAAAGAAGAATTAGAATCCAGTAAAGGTAAAAAACTCTTTGGTTTAAGAAGGAACAAAAATAATGAAGAGGAATTAATAACTGCAAGTGAAGATAAAAACATCCATAATTTAAATTATAAAGACGAAAAAGAACCAATGGGTGTTGTCGACATATTATTAACAATAATTTTAGTTATTGTAATATTAATTGTAATATACTACATCGTTTACTTATTCTTATTAAGTTCAACTTATCCAACATTTATGGATGCAGTATTTGCGATTAGAAATCCGCAAAATGTAATTAATAGTATTTTAACACAATTATAA
- a CDS encoding nucleotidyltransferase family protein, which produces MSQVLDILKRDKELFFSDVEMECNNSDTSSDMNLIADFTEYNPLHNGHFHCMKTAKHMFPDSLFVAIVPGLFERSGRGIPYILPREIRAEIAISVGADIVVEGPPMGIMGSGQYSLCLCKMFKSLNTDYIPRGYKPKEGFDEILKRINLGHHIAPKPYKIVDKTAHETILNDKLEEDNYVITSFSNSLSKIGFDYTNKFIFVKRIEGVSGTLIRESIQKDNFDNVLNMMPSETIEVLKREIKNNSIIYGIRDVESILDTANTFNFEELSALNLFNEKLAKNIVNNKPYENLDELEKVILHGFSSHFHQRVLSILENPIPKKIISKYIEKYPSNIRVLGYRNKEILEKFIKKVNNENISLL; this is translated from the coding sequence ATGTCCCAAGTTTTAGATATTCTCAAAAGAGATAAGGAATTATTTTTCAGTGATGTTGAGATGGAATGTAATAATTCAGATACTTCTTCAGATATGAATTTGATAGCAGATTTCACTGAATATAATCCTTTACATAATGGTCATTTTCATTGTATGAAAACTGCAAAACATATGTTTCCTGATTCATTATTTGTTGCTATTGTACCTGGACTATTTGAAAGAAGTGGTAGAGGTATTCCATATATATTACCAAGAGAAATTAGGGCAGAGATCGCAATTTCAGTTGGAGCGGATATTGTTGTTGAAGGTCCACCAATGGGTATTATGGGGTCTGGTCAGTATTCATTATGTCTTTGTAAGATGTTTAAATCATTAAACACAGATTATATTCCAAGAGGATACAAACCAAAAGAAGGTTTTGATGAAATTTTAAAAAGGATAAATTTAGGACATCATATAGCTCCAAAACCTTATAAAATTGTAGACAAAACGGCTCATGAGACTATTTTAAATGATAAACTTGAAGAGGATAATTATGTTATAACATCATTTTCAAATTCTTTAAGTAAAATAGGATTTGATTATACAAATAAATTTATTTTTGTTAAAAGAATTGAAGGTGTAAGCGGAACTTTAATTCGTGAAAGTATTCAAAAAGATAATTTTGATAATGTTTTAAATATGATGCCTTCAGAAACTATTGAAGTTTTAAAAAGAGAAATCAAAAATAATTCAATAATTTATGGAATTCGTGATGTTGAATCAATCTTGGATACTGCCAATACATTTAATTTTGAAGAATTATCTGCATTAAACTTATTTAATGAAAAACTGGCTAAAAATATTGTTAATAATAAACCTTATGAGAATTTGGATGAATTGGAAAAAGTGATTTTACATGGATTTTCATCTCATTTTCACCAAAGAGTTTTAAGTATTTTAGAAAATCCCATTCCTAAAAAAATTATTTCTAAATATATTGAAAAATATCCATCAAATATTAGGGTTTTAGGTTATAGAAATAAAGAAATTCTGGAAAAATTCATAAAAAAAGTAAATAATGAAAATATTTCATTATTATAA
- a CDS encoding dihydroorotase produces MDLVIKNCKLVNKIGEYSIKVENGKITKISKTPLKADKVIDIKSNYIMPGFIDPHIHFRDPGLTQKEDFKTGSKSAANGGFTTVIDMPNTIPKTNTYEALKEKIEIAKKKSVVNFELQAGPNNLEEMKKMIKLNPISFKIFMDLENDESLEEIFKNLSILKENTKYNGLVAVHCEKKSIVENETAKLKEKKENIPIDYTYARPTTSEDASVIQSIELAKKNDLKLHICHLSSAKSLHIAKNASKNMDVTWEFTPHHLLLDNTAYNTYGTFIKTNPPLRPKNESVRIEDLDETSIIGTDHAPHKIEDKTKGVWNSSPGIPNLETVVPLILTEVNKGNIKLDIIPKIFSKNAAMAYGLKNKGEIAIGKDADFTVIDLRQEGKFNIDEFKTKATYSPFDGWNYIGKPVMTIVNGNPVMDKL; encoded by the coding sequence ATGGATTTAGTAATTAAAAATTGTAAACTAGTTAATAAAATTGGAGAGTATTCAATTAAAGTAGAAAATGGTAAAATAACAAAAATATCAAAAACACCACTAAAAGCAGATAAAGTAATTGATATTAAAAGCAACTATATAATGCCTGGTTTTATTGACCCCCATATCCATTTTAGAGATCCCGGATTAACTCAAAAAGAAGACTTTAAAACAGGAAGCAAAAGTGCTGCAAATGGAGGATTTACAACTGTGATTGATATGCCAAACACCATCCCTAAAACAAACACCTATGAAGCACTTAAAGAAAAAATTGAAATTGCAAAAAAGAAATCCGTTGTTAATTTTGAGCTTCAAGCAGGACCTAATAATCTTGAAGAAATGAAAAAGATGATAAAATTGAATCCTATTTCTTTCAAGATATTTATGGATTTAGAAAACGATGAAAGTTTAGAAGAGATATTTAAAAATTTATCAATATTAAAAGAAAATACAAAATATAATGGTCTTGTTGCAGTACATTGTGAAAAAAAATCCATTGTTGAAAATGAAACTGCAAAATTAAAAGAAAAGAAAGAAAATATTCCTATTGATTATACTTATGCTAGACCTACAACAAGTGAAGACGCATCTGTAATACAATCTATTGAACTTGCAAAAAAAAATGATTTAAAATTACACATATGCCATTTAAGTTCAGCTAAATCATTGCATATAGCAAAAAATGCAAGTAAAAATATGGATGTAACATGGGAATTCACACCACATCATTTATTATTAGATAACACCGCCTACAATACATATGGAACATTCATAAAAACAAATCCTCCATTAAGACCAAAAAATGAAAGCGTAAGGATAGAGGATTTAGATGAAACTTCAATAATAGGAACTGATCATGCACCACATAAAATCGAAGATAAAACAAAAGGAGTTTGGAATTCATCACCAGGAATACCAAATTTAGAAACTGTTGTACCATTAATATTAACTGAAGTAAATAAAGGAAATATTAAGTTAGATATAATTCCAAAAATATTTTCTAAAAATGCTGCAATGGCCTATGGACTTAAAAATAAAGGGGAAATAGCTATTGGAAAAGATGCTGATTTTACAGTAATTGATTTGAGACAAGAAGGTAAATTCAATATAGATGAATTCAAAACAAAAGCAACATATTCTCCATTTGACGGTTGGAATTATATTGGAAAACCAGTAATGACAATAGTAAACGGAAACCCAGTAATGGATAAATTATAA
- a CDS encoding transposase, whose translation MANHTSKKLKKSNAYTFLISLCKFHHKEKKINIVLGNAMIHTAKMVQKAAEILNINLIFLRQYCPDLNPIGDIWRAIKKITYKTNYNSTKNLINLFKDKFYEIIGLKSFYENWLEQNVINF comes from the coding sequence ATTGCCAATCATACATCGAAGAAACTAAAAAAATCAAATGCATATACCTTTTTAATATCATTATGTAAATTCCACCACAAAGAAAAGAAAATAAACATTGTTTTAGGCAATGCAATGATCCATACTGCAAAAATGGTTCAAAAAGCTGCAGAAATATTAAATATAAATTTAATATTTTTAAGACAATACTGTCCAGATTTAAATCCAATAGGAGACATTTGGAGAGCAATTAAAAAAATAACATATAAAACAAATTACAACTCCACAAAAAATTTAATAAACTTATTTAAAGATAAATTCTATGAAATTATTGGATTAAAATCATTTTATGAAAATTGGCTAGAACAAAATGTTATAAATTTTTAA
- a CDS encoding 4Fe-4S binding protein — MIVFNDDGCIKCGACQGTCPTSAIEVTPNAIVHCDTCGEEPKCADVCPNGALKVEEYEIAEGISQARLVFNSILCDQCGKCEEVCPQETIKVTGTKLKEVEGFCVMCQKCVDICPVDVIGVPGVKEPAEYDLDLKGKGPVYIKDCVGCGTCVDPCPVGAITLDEVGSPVTVNDDCIRCGLCSQTCPWNAIFIAEKKPIKRTKEIKSFTFDSAKCIGCNTCVEACPGDFIAANSSSLTVAIPSVCAACSLCVNLCPVNALEIDVEWGEGSPVDAEGIGRDVEKCDFIGACANKCPTEAIRVVTKTGMSCPALVETDAEPSFTSCIRCGACASVCSNDALKVEQYEVTINGEAVARDRIAFNPSKCNQCGDCIEACPYDMIHKTENPKLPIAGFCTLCGQCLEACPEDALCYK, encoded by the coding sequence ATGATTGTATTTAATGATGATGGCTGTATTAAATGTGGGGCATGTCAAGGTACTTGCCCTACTTCAGCTATTGAAGTAACACCTAATGCTATTGTACATTGTGACACTTGTGGTGAAGAACCAAAATGTGCTGATGTTTGTCCTAATGGTGCATTAAAAGTAGAAGAATATGAAATTGCTGAAGGTATTTCCCAAGCAAGATTAGTGTTTAACTCTATTTTATGTGACCAATGTGGTAAATGTGAAGAAGTTTGTCCACAAGAAACTATTAAAGTCACTGGTACAAAATTAAAAGAAGTTGAAGGTTTCTGTGTAATGTGCCAAAAATGTGTTGACATTTGTCCAGTTGATGTAATTGGTGTTCCTGGTGTTAAAGAACCTGCAGAATATGACTTAGATCTCAAAGGAAAAGGTCCAGTATACATTAAAGATTGTGTTGGATGTGGAACCTGTGTTGATCCATGTCCTGTAGGAGCTATCACTCTTGATGAAGTAGGAAGTCCAGTTACTGTAAATGATGATTGTATTAGATGTGGATTATGTTCCCAAACTTGTCCATGGAATGCAATATTCATTGCTGAGAAAAAACCTATCAAACGTACAAAAGAAATTAAATCATTTACTTTCGATTCAGCTAAATGTATTGGATGTAATACTTGTGTAGAAGCATGTCCTGGTGATTTCATTGCTGCTAACAGTTCTAGTTTAACTGTTGCTATTCCTAGTGTATGTGCAGCATGTAGTTTATGTGTAAACCTTTGTCCTGTTAATGCATTAGAAATTGATGTTGAATGGGGTGAAGGTTCACCTGTGGATGCGGAAGGTATTGGAAGAGATGTAGAAAAATGTGACTTTATTGGAGCATGTGCTAACAAATGTCCTACTGAAGCTATTCGTGTAGTTACCAAAACTGGTATGTCCTGTCCAGCTTTAGTAGAAACTGATGCTGAACCATCTTTCACTAGTTGTATTAGATGTGGAGCTTGTGCTTCTGTATGTTCTAATGATGCATTAAAAGTTGAACAATACGAAGTAACCATTAATGGTGAAGCTGTTGCTAGGGATAGAATTGCATTCAACCCATCTAAATGTAATCAATGTGGTGACTGTATCGAAGCATGTCCTTATGATATGATTCACAAAACAGAAAATCCTAAATTACCAATTGCAGGATTCTGTACTTTATGTGGTCAATGTCTTGAAGCATGTCCTGAAGATGCATTATGCTACAAATAG
- a CDS encoding Ni/Fe hydrogenase subunit alpha has product MVKLTMEPVTRIEGHAKITVHLDDAGNVEETRLHVMEFRGFEKFLQGRPVEELARIVPRICGICDVQHHLAAAKAVDQIFGFDDYDILPAAYRMREIMNWGSYMHSHALHFYFLAAPDLIIPNGTRKTRNVFQVIKDMPEVALQAINIRRNGLEMVRKIGGRPIHPTSSTPGGISTELDDETQKDLLNRAKQNVELAQATLDLAIPVFEENIDLISSLGNFGDTRHCGLVKPDGTWDVYNGNVKIKDKDGSDLLEYRNEEYTDIVAEHVKPYSWLKFPYIKELGYPEGIYRVAPLSRINVCDDMPKEAPLARDALKDFRSAFGYAQAPLLFNYARLIELLASAECAAAALEEDLSGQKFPEELERTEGKGVGIVEAPRGTLIHHYESDENGLTTKANIVVATIQNNPAMEMGIHQVAKDYIKPGVEVDDKIFNLMEMVIRAYDPCLSCATHSMDSQMRLAEVDIVDSEGNLIKKF; this is encoded by the coding sequence ATGGTTAAACTTACTATGGAACCTGTTACTCGTATCGAAGGACACGCTAAAATTACCGTGCATCTTGATGATGCTGGAAACGTTGAAGAAACAAGATTACATGTTATGGAATTCAGAGGATTCGAAAAATTCTTACAAGGTCGTCCTGTAGAAGAATTAGCAAGAATCGTACCAAGAATCTGTGGTATTTGTGATGTACAACACCACTTAGCAGCAGCTAAAGCAGTTGACCAAATTTTTGGATTTGATGATTATGACATTTTACCTGCTGCATACAGAATGAGAGAAATTATGAACTGGGGTTCATACATGCACTCCCATGCTCTTCATTTCTACTTCTTAGCTGCACCAGATTTAATTATTCCTAACGGAACCAGAAAAACTAGAAATGTTTTCCAAGTTATTAAAGACATGCCTGAAGTTGCACTTCAAGCTATTAATATCAGAAGAAACGGTTTAGAAATGGTTAGAAAAATAGGTGGTCGTCCAATTCACCCTACTTCTTCTACTCCTGGTGGTATTTCTACCGAATTAGATGATGAAACTCAAAAAGATTTACTCAACAGAGCTAAACAAAATGTTGAATTAGCACAAGCTACTTTAGATTTAGCTATTCCTGTATTTGAAGAAAATATTGACTTAATTTCTTCATTAGGTAATTTTGGAGATACTAGACACTGTGGTCTTGTAAAACCTGATGGAACTTGGGATGTATACAATGGTAATGTAAAAATCAAAGATAAAGATGGAAGTGATCTCTTAGAATACAGAAATGAAGAGTACACTGACATTGTTGCTGAGCATGTAAAACCTTACTCCTGGTTAAAATTCCCATACATTAAAGAATTAGGTTATCCAGAAGGTATTTACAGAGTTGCACCATTATCAAGAATTAATGTTTGTGATGACATGCCTAAAGAAGCACCTCTTGCAAGAGATGCTCTTAAAGACTTCCGTTCAGCTTTCGGATATGCACAAGCACCATTATTATTCAACTATGCTAGACTCATTGAATTATTAGCATCTGCTGAATGTGCTGCTGCTGCATTAGAGGAAGATTTATCTGGTCAAAAATTCCCAGAAGAATTAGAAAGAACTGAAGGTAAAGGTGTAGGTATTGTAGAAGCTCCTCGTGGTACTTTAATCCACCATTACGAATCTGATGAAAATGGATTAACCACTAAAGCTAACATTGTTGTTGCTACAATCCAAAACAACCCTGCTATGGAAATGGGTATTCACCAAGTTGCTAAAGATTACATCAAACCTGGTGTTGAAGTAGATGACAAAATCTTCAACTTGATGGAAATGGTTATCAGAGCTTACGACCCATGTTTATCTTGTGCTACTCACTCAATGGATAGTCAAATGAGATTAGCTGAAGTAGATATTGTAGACAGTGAAGGAAACCTCATTAAAAAATTCTAA